A stretch of Nitrospira sp. DNA encodes these proteins:
- a CDS encoding GntG family PLP-dependent aldolase, whose protein sequence is MIDLRSDTVTLPTDAMRNAMARAEVGDDVYGEDPTVNRLQEMAAALLGKRAALFVPSGTMANQLAIRVHTQPGQEVIVESTAHIVRYEQGAAGALAGVQLHWVTGDRGIMTADQVEAAIRPKDPYSIPTGLICLENTHNSGGGTIYSLSTIEKIRAIATKHGIPMHLDGARLFNAVAATTLPPATYAQHFETVSFCLSKGLGAPAGSLLVSSDSQLIDKARRFRRMYGGAMRQAGILAAAGIHALDHHVARLKDDHDHAKRLARALYQMPAVRIAPQHVETNIVMFEIPEHRLTPAELVAQLKQEGLLIHTVGGHRFRAVTHLNITAKQIDAAVEIFARVLGS, encoded by the coding sequence ATGATCGATCTTCGCAGCGACACCGTCACCCTCCCGACCGACGCCATGCGCAACGCCATGGCACGGGCCGAAGTCGGCGATGACGTCTACGGCGAAGATCCCACGGTCAACCGCCTCCAAGAAATGGCCGCCGCGCTGCTGGGCAAACGCGCGGCCCTCTTCGTGCCCTCCGGCACCATGGCGAACCAGCTCGCCATTCGCGTCCATACCCAGCCGGGACAAGAAGTCATCGTCGAGAGCACGGCCCACATCGTGCGCTACGAACAGGGGGCCGCCGGCGCCCTGGCGGGCGTGCAATTGCATTGGGTCACGGGCGACCGCGGGATCATGACGGCGGATCAGGTCGAAGCGGCTATCCGGCCGAAAGATCCCTACAGCATCCCCACCGGCTTGATCTGTCTCGAGAACACACACAACAGCGGAGGCGGCACCATCTACTCCCTCTCCACCATCGAAAAGATTCGCGCCATCGCGACGAAACACGGCATCCCCATGCACCTCGACGGCGCGCGGTTGTTCAACGCCGTGGCCGCCACGACGCTGCCGCCCGCGACCTATGCGCAGCATTTTGAAACCGTCTCCTTTTGCCTCTCAAAAGGCCTCGGCGCGCCGGCCGGCTCGCTGCTGGTCTCCAGCGATAGTCAGCTCATCGACAAGGCCCGCCGCTTCCGCCGCATGTACGGCGGCGCCATGCGCCAGGCCGGGATCCTCGCGGCGGCGGGCATCCATGCGCTCGACCACCATGTGGCGCGATTGAAAGACGATCACGACCACGCCAAACGGCTCGCGCGCGCCCTGTACCAGATGCCGGCCGTCCGCATCGCGCCGCAGCATGTCGAAACCAATATCGTCATGTTCGAGATTCCCGAACATCGCCTCACGCCCGCCGAACTGGTCGCACAGCTCAAGCAAGAGGGCCTGCTCATCCATACCG